A genomic window from Bordetella genomosp. 9 includes:
- a CDS encoding cold-shock protein, whose amino-acid sequence METGIVKWFNAEKGFGFIMPESGGKDLFAHFSEIQGGGYKSLEENQRVSFIAGQGAKGPQATKITPL is encoded by the coding sequence ATGGAAACCGGTATCGTTAAGTGGTTCAACGCTGAGAAGGGTTTTGGCTTCATCATGCCTGAGAGCGGCGGCAAGGATCTGTTCGCTCACTTCTCCGAGATTCAGGGCGGCGGATACAAATCGCTCGAAGAAAATCAGCGTGTAAGCTTCATCGCTGGGCAGGGCGCCAAAGGCCCGCAAGCCACGAAGATTACGCCCCTGTAA
- a CDS encoding DNA methyltransferase, which produces MSRVVLGDCLSVLPTLPDRCVDLVLTDPPYLVNYRDRSGRSIANDKHDEWLMPAFAQMFRVLRDDAFCISFYGWNRVDRFFAAWRAAGFRVVGHMVFAKQYQSKARFLAYRHESAYLLAKGQPAVPAVPLPDVMPWKYTGNRHHPTQKPVECLAPLIEAFSRPRDIVLDPFAGSGSTCVAARQAGRRFYGIEMDPKYHQAAVQRLQLANVERIAA; this is translated from the coding sequence ATGAGCCGTGTCGTCCTGGGCGATTGCCTGTCCGTTCTTCCCACCCTGCCTGATCGCTGCGTCGATCTCGTGTTGACCGACCCGCCGTACCTGGTGAACTACCGCGACCGCAGCGGCCGCAGCATTGCCAATGACAAGCATGACGAATGGCTGATGCCGGCCTTCGCGCAGATGTTCCGCGTCCTGCGCGATGATGCCTTCTGCATTTCGTTCTATGGCTGGAATCGCGTGGATCGATTCTTTGCCGCTTGGCGCGCCGCGGGCTTTCGCGTGGTCGGCCATATGGTCTTTGCCAAGCAGTACCAGTCCAAAGCGCGGTTCCTGGCTTATCGGCACGAATCGGCCTACTTGCTGGCCAAGGGTCAGCCGGCTGTACCGGCAGTGCCGTTGCCGGACGTGATGCCGTGGAAATACACCGGCAACCGGCACCATCCGACGCAAAAGCCCGTGGAATGCCTAGCGCCGCTGATCGAGGCTTTCAGCCGGCCGAGGGATATTGTGCTGGATCCGTTCGCTGGCTCCGGGTCGACGTGCGTAGCGGCCCGCCAGGCGGGGCGCCGGTTCTACGGCATCGAGATGGATCCGAAGTACCACCAGGCCGCGGTGCAGCGGCTTCAGCTCGCCAACGTGGAGAGGATCGCAGCATGA
- a CDS encoding PRC-barrel domain-containing protein, giving the protein MQRTAISSIFAASRYTLAIVLVAVVPSGTILAQGAPQSITEKRVDVVQLATGYRASKLIGSDVLSGEKDKIGTVDDIIVSPANQEPYAILSVGGFLGVGNRLVAVPFKELHVDDKRLRMDGASKDTLRALPEFRYVKD; this is encoded by the coding sequence ATGCAGCGGACCGCCATCTCTTCGATCTTCGCCGCGTCGCGGTATACCCTCGCAATCGTCTTGGTTGCCGTGGTGCCTTCCGGCACCATTTTGGCGCAAGGTGCACCGCAATCTATTACGGAGAAGCGCGTTGACGTAGTGCAGTTGGCGACGGGCTATCGCGCGTCCAAGCTCATAGGGTCCGATGTTCTGAGCGGTGAAAAGGACAAGATCGGAACCGTGGACGACATCATCGTCAGTCCCGCCAATCAGGAACCATATGCCATACTGTCGGTCGGCGGCTTTTTGGGCGTGGGCAATCGACTGGTCGCCGTACCGTTTAAAGAGCTTCATGTGGACGACAAACGGCTGCGCATGGACGGAGCGAGCAAGGATACTCTGCGCGCGCTCCCCGAGTTCCGCTACGTCAAGGACTGA
- a CDS encoding glutaredoxin domain-containing protein has protein sequence MHIALYTTAACDECAKTKAALVARGIRFTERSVAEHQRALVAKGFDGPPVIAFSVESELVTWQGYRQDLIDLLADLIEYGLLPRHGFRDLCDARDAVLTRFQAMQHIRGHQLDADEFFADHGKHPLYRGAVLLDWLGY, from the coding sequence ATGCATATCGCTCTCTACACCACCGCCGCCTGCGACGAATGTGCCAAGACCAAGGCTGCGCTTGTAGCCCGAGGCATCCGCTTCACGGAGCGCAGCGTCGCCGAACACCAGCGTGCACTTGTCGCCAAGGGTTTTGACGGTCCTCCCGTCATCGCTTTCTCTGTGGAGTCAGAACTGGTCACGTGGCAGGGATACCGCCAGGACTTGATCGACCTGCTGGCCGACCTCATCGAGTACGGCCTGCTTCCGCGACACGGGTTTCGGGACCTTTGTGACGCCCGCGACGCCGTGCTGACCCGCTTTCAGGCCATGCAGCACATTCGCGGCCATCAACTCGATGCGGACGAATTCTTTGCCGACCATGGCAAGCATCCGTTGTATCGCGGCGCGGTCCTGCTGGACTGGCTCGGCTACTAA
- a CDS encoding antirestriction protein: protein MLTGELAVYGWLDRLSEDYHGGYWHYYEIPGSFYMAPTGHDTLRIVWPLNWCNRTMSADAAGIVATLFALSELCQRPQGADLVDKYCALREFASVHAEASAILAAID, encoded by the coding sequence ATGCTGACCGGCGAGCTCGCCGTCTACGGATGGCTCGATCGTCTGTCCGAGGACTACCACGGCGGCTATTGGCACTACTACGAGATCCCCGGCAGTTTCTATATGGCGCCGACCGGCCATGACACGCTGCGCATTGTGTGGCCGCTGAATTGGTGCAATCGCACGATGTCGGCCGACGCGGCGGGTATCGTGGCCACCCTCTTCGCCCTGAGCGAGCTTTGCCAGCGTCCGCAAGGCGCCGACCTGGTCGACAAATACTGCGCCTTGCGCGAATTCGCCAGCGTTCACGCCGAGGCCTCGGCGATCTTGGCTGCCATCGACTGA
- a CDS encoding DUF2934 domain-containing protein, translated as MPEQLVDVLNDAGRVLHTYRITLATHGETADDAAYVTKALEAAASGHLVPDAELESLSARIHISRGGQLAPEGDEIAPDSETKQRLEQSVRERAYLLWEQAERPEGRADEFWYRALDEHLRERAYTLWVQAGRPEGGADQYWHQITNFQSQ; from the coding sequence ATGCCAGAACAGCTTGTGGACGTACTAAACGACGCAGGTAGGGTGTTACACACCTATCGCATCACCCTCGCGACGCATGGGGAGACTGCCGACGACGCGGCTTACGTGACGAAAGCGCTAGAGGCCGCTGCAAGCGGTCATTTGGTTCCAGACGCTGAATTGGAAAGCCTGAGCGCCCGTATACATATCAGCCGCGGCGGTCAATTGGCACCCGAGGGCGACGAGATCGCGCCCGATTCGGAAACGAAGCAACGGTTGGAGCAGTCTGTTCGAGAAAGAGCGTATCTTCTCTGGGAACAGGCGGAACGGCCCGAAGGTCGTGCAGACGAATTCTGGTACCGAGCTCTTGATGAACACTTACGGGAGCGGGCGTATACGCTGTGGGTTCAAGCGGGACGTCCCGAAGGTGGGGCCGACCAGTATTGGCATCAGATCACCAACTTCCAATCACAATGA
- a CDS encoding JAB domain-containing protein, which translates to MVKAALAHNAAAIIMAHNHPSGNPEPSGADVTATGEVKTALQLVGVTLLDHLIVAGNAITSLAERHLMP; encoded by the coding sequence ATTGTTAAAGCGGCACTGGCGCACAACGCTGCGGCAATCATCATGGCGCACAATCATCCGAGCGGAAACCCGGAGCCCAGCGGCGCTGATGTCACGGCGACCGGCGAGGTGAAGACTGCGCTGCAGCTGGTGGGCGTGACGCTCCTGGATCACCTCATTGTCGCAGGCAACGCAATCACGTCGCTGGCTGAGCGGCATCTCATGCCCTGA
- the nadS gene encoding NadS family protein, whose product MKKDDTLFNELQTSLKQAAAIRKGKMQPSRVFKVETVDVKATREKTHLSQTEFAEAIQVSVRTLQNWEQGHRNPTGPAVALLKIVASAPDVAVRALRA is encoded by the coding sequence ATGAAGAAGGACGACACTCTGTTTAACGAACTGCAGACCAGCCTGAAGCAAGCGGCGGCTATTCGCAAAGGGAAGATGCAGCCCTCGCGTGTGTTCAAGGTCGAGACGGTGGACGTCAAGGCGACGCGCGAGAAGACGCACCTGTCTCAAACGGAATTCGCAGAGGCGATTCAAGTCAGCGTCCGCACGCTGCAAAACTGGGAGCAGGGTCATCGCAATCCGACGGGGCCGGCGGTTGCTTTGCTGAAAATCGTGGCGAGCGCTCCGGATGTCGCCGTGCGTGCGTTGCGGGCGTGA
- a CDS encoding N-6 DNA methylase — translation MAKTSKAQQRRFFNSADEHQKAIVEILRELSRTHGLDRTWSDWTEMSALALANAVDRAQFERREKRYLEIVGHYHKEDLQQLAKAFAHLVQCWEQRVAAGEFGDVLGSTFMMLDMGNSGTGQFFTPYEVSRLMGAIIMGDEHDLASEVGRRGFLRLMEPACGAGGMIISAAHALHDARINYQRAMHVIAIDIDLRCVHMAYLQLALLHIPAIVVHGNALGVEEWEQWYTPAHILGGWTGRLRRRETEDAALALLVTPAGEAAVLPASPGEVAASPAMSRAAGRAAAAGQMTLF, via the coding sequence ATGGCCAAGACTAGCAAGGCACAACAGCGCAGATTCTTCAACTCCGCCGATGAACATCAGAAAGCGATCGTCGAGATTCTGCGGGAGCTGTCCCGAACCCATGGGCTGGACCGGACCTGGTCCGACTGGACCGAGATGAGTGCCTTGGCGCTGGCCAATGCGGTCGATCGTGCGCAGTTCGAAAGGCGCGAAAAGCGTTACCTGGAAATCGTAGGTCATTACCACAAGGAAGACCTGCAGCAACTGGCCAAGGCCTTCGCGCACCTGGTGCAGTGCTGGGAGCAACGGGTCGCCGCAGGCGAGTTTGGCGATGTGCTGGGAAGCACGTTCATGATGCTCGACATGGGTAACAGCGGTACCGGTCAGTTTTTCACGCCCTACGAGGTGTCGCGCCTCATGGGCGCAATCATCATGGGTGACGAACACGACCTGGCCAGTGAAGTCGGCCGGCGCGGATTCCTGCGACTTATGGAGCCGGCTTGCGGCGCCGGCGGCATGATTATCTCCGCCGCCCACGCGCTTCACGACGCCAGGATCAACTACCAGCGAGCCATGCACGTGATCGCGATCGACATCGATCTCCGCTGCGTGCACATGGCGTATCTGCAGCTCGCCCTGCTGCACATTCCGGCGATCGTCGTCCATGGCAACGCTCTCGGCGTCGAGGAATGGGAGCAGTGGTACACGCCGGCGCACATCCTGGGCGGGTGGACTGGGCGCTTGCGCCGGCGGGAGACCGAGGATGCGGCGCTTGCGTTGCTTGTCACCCCAGCCGGGGAGGCCGCGGTGCTGCCGGCCAGCCCTGGCGAGGTGGCCGCATCGCCCGCGATGTCGCGGGCGGCCGGACGGGCGGCGGCGGCCGGCCAGATGACGCTTTTCTAG
- a CDS encoding cation:proton antiporter yields MADPYWFVLLGALLITMVLVGTILARFLLSSAMVYLCLGYALGPGWFGLIAPDLFRHADVLERVAEAALLISLFTVGLRMGVPIFDRRWVLPLRLAFVSMAFTVGLIALVGVWGLGMSLGEAVLLGGILAPTDPVLASGVKTDRGPEPDHLRFSLAGEGGLNDGTAFPFVMLGLGLLGQHELGGGAWRWALIDLLWGTVGGLAIGAILGAMIGRLVVYLRTRHRQAVGLDEFLSLGLVALAYGAAQICVASGFLAVFAAGLALQRVEERPSAGSVPLGISRSTGEHADKVLAAHSHYASAAMTRAVHAFNAQLERLAELTLVLLVGAMLAYVSPEAMPWWFTPLFFVLLRPVAVIAGTAGSSHDGYQLAMMSWFGIRGIGSVFYLLFAIRHGISTALAQQLATITLVTVAASIMLHGASVRPLMRR; encoded by the coding sequence ATGGCAGACCCCTATTGGTTCGTTTTGCTGGGCGCGTTGCTTATCACCATGGTTTTGGTGGGCACGATACTCGCCCGGTTTTTGCTGAGCAGCGCGATGGTCTACCTCTGCCTGGGTTATGCGCTCGGCCCGGGCTGGTTCGGATTAATCGCGCCGGACCTGTTTCGGCATGCCGATGTTCTGGAGCGGGTGGCCGAAGCAGCCCTTCTCATCTCGCTATTCACCGTCGGCTTGCGGATGGGGGTCCCGATCTTTGATAGGCGATGGGTACTCCCGCTTCGCTTGGCATTTGTCTCCATGGCGTTCACGGTAGGGCTGATTGCCCTGGTCGGGGTATGGGGCCTCGGAATGTCGCTAGGGGAAGCCGTACTTCTTGGCGGCATCTTGGCACCCACCGATCCAGTATTGGCCTCTGGTGTGAAGACGGATCGAGGCCCGGAGCCGGATCACCTGCGCTTTAGCCTTGCCGGCGAAGGCGGTTTGAACGATGGCACGGCATTCCCATTCGTTATGCTTGGGTTAGGCTTATTGGGGCAGCACGAACTGGGTGGCGGCGCGTGGCGCTGGGCATTGATAGACCTGCTCTGGGGTACTGTAGGAGGCTTGGCCATAGGAGCTATTTTGGGGGCCATGATAGGCCGCCTGGTCGTCTACCTGCGTACGCGGCACCGCCAAGCCGTCGGGCTGGATGAATTCCTCTCACTTGGTCTGGTGGCCCTGGCCTATGGCGCCGCGCAAATCTGCGTTGCATCGGGGTTTTTGGCTGTGTTCGCCGCAGGACTGGCTCTGCAGCGTGTGGAGGAGCGGCCTAGCGCCGGAAGCGTTCCGCTCGGGATATCGAGGAGTACGGGCGAACACGCCGATAAGGTATTGGCGGCCCATTCACACTACGCCAGTGCCGCCATGACGCGCGCGGTACATGCCTTCAACGCGCAATTGGAAAGACTTGCCGAACTCACCCTCGTGCTTCTCGTTGGTGCCATGCTGGCCTATGTAAGTCCAGAGGCCATGCCATGGTGGTTCACCCCGCTCTTCTTTGTACTCCTAAGGCCGGTCGCTGTCATTGCCGGCACCGCAGGCAGCTCTCACGATGGCTATCAACTTGCAATGATGTCTTGGTTTGGCATACGGGGCATCGGCTCAGTCTTCTACCTGCTTTTTGCGATTCGCCATGGCATCAGTACTGCGTTGGCACAGCAGTTAGCCACCATCACGCTTGTCACGGTCGCCGCGTCCATCATGCTGCATGGGGCGTCAGTGAGGCCGCTGATGAGGCGGTAA
- a CDS encoding AI-2E family transporter produces the protein MPSDSPPPVARLGATEASLLRTLTGLVTAVIVIAGLRFGRALLIPVTLAILLSFLIAPLVGLLSRARLGRHASVLLSALIGLGLSVTVAGIIGAQVGSLASELPKYQAALESKVDRFQAVVIGGADRLISGATSAIKRIGGGHGSADVSSSHARPAANAAPKATQADPAELSTLSFAQRLVAPILGPLETLGIALVVTVFILLQREDLRDRLIRLCGTRDLHRTTTALDEAAHRLSRYFVAQFGINLGAGLVVAIGLSIIGVPGAILLGVITSCLRFVPYIGVWMAAILALALAATGPDWSMLFWTLGLFLAVDLLAGQVMEPWLYGRSTGLSPVAVIIAAIFWSGMWGPVGLILSTPLTLCLVILGRHVEQLQFLDILFGDKPPLTPATTFYQRLLADDPDSAIEQAEELLKSMSLAQYYDGVLVEGLRLARNDALRGVIPPERLTRMKETLDDILDGCVELAQPIPPAAAIAAHARPDTGAQVLCIAGRGIFDEALSTVLVQLLHREGIAAGTATYARHPDTLAGNIEIGATSEICIISMDAESPRAYLRVLVHRLHERAPLATLSIGLGATEAGDERGHFPPAIGIATLGEYLRRLARVEEGLEPNAASPALLQQS, from the coding sequence ATGCCATCCGACTCGCCGCCCCCGGTTGCAAGACTCGGTGCCACAGAAGCCTCTCTTTTAAGAACGTTGACCGGCTTGGTCACAGCCGTCATCGTGATCGCCGGATTGCGTTTCGGAAGGGCACTTTTGATTCCTGTGACGCTCGCGATCTTACTGAGTTTCCTAATAGCGCCATTAGTCGGCCTGCTCAGCCGCGCCAGGTTGGGACGGCATGCGTCCGTACTTCTGTCGGCGCTGATTGGGCTGGGGCTTAGCGTCACTGTTGCCGGAATCATAGGCGCGCAGGTCGGCTCCCTAGCCTCGGAGCTACCGAAATACCAGGCAGCCTTGGAATCAAAGGTCGATCGGTTCCAGGCGGTTGTTATCGGCGGCGCCGACCGACTGATCTCCGGCGCGACCTCCGCGATAAAACGGATAGGAGGCGGCCACGGCTCGGCCGATGTTTCATCCAGCCATGCTCGTCCGGCCGCGAACGCGGCTCCGAAAGCGACGCAGGCGGACCCTGCCGAGCTCTCGACACTCAGCTTCGCCCAGCGCCTGGTCGCGCCGATCCTGGGTCCCTTAGAGACACTCGGCATTGCGCTGGTCGTGACTGTATTTATCCTGTTGCAGCGCGAGGACCTGCGAGATCGGCTCATACGGCTGTGCGGCACACGAGACCTGCATCGGACGACCACGGCGCTCGATGAAGCCGCACATCGCCTGAGCCGGTATTTCGTCGCACAGTTCGGGATCAACCTGGGGGCTGGCCTTGTCGTGGCCATCGGCTTATCGATCATCGGTGTTCCTGGCGCAATCCTCCTGGGCGTAATCACTAGCTGCCTCAGATTCGTACCGTATATCGGCGTCTGGATGGCGGCGATACTGGCGCTCGCGCTAGCCGCGACTGGTCCCGACTGGTCCATGCTGTTCTGGACGCTCGGCCTGTTTCTCGCGGTGGATCTGTTGGCGGGACAGGTCATGGAGCCCTGGCTGTATGGCCGCAGCACCGGACTGTCGCCCGTGGCGGTCATCATCGCCGCGATATTTTGGAGTGGGATGTGGGGCCCTGTGGGCCTAATACTGTCGACGCCGCTGACGCTATGCCTGGTCATCCTAGGTAGGCACGTCGAACAATTGCAGTTCTTGGATATCCTGTTCGGCGACAAGCCTCCACTCACCCCGGCGACCACTTTCTACCAACGGTTACTGGCCGACGACCCGGACAGTGCGATAGAACAGGCGGAAGAGCTGTTGAAATCTATGAGCTTGGCGCAGTATTACGATGGCGTCCTGGTGGAGGGACTGCGTCTCGCACGCAACGACGCGCTGCGCGGCGTTATACCACCGGAGCGCCTGACGCGTATGAAGGAAACCCTTGACGATATCCTAGACGGCTGCGTCGAACTCGCACAACCCATACCACCGGCCGCCGCCATCGCTGCACATGCGCGGCCAGATACCGGCGCTCAAGTACTGTGCATCGCGGGACGGGGGATTTTCGACGAGGCATTATCGACCGTGCTGGTGCAGCTGCTGCACAGGGAAGGCATTGCGGCCGGCACGGCGACCTATGCGCGGCACCCGGATACGCTGGCGGGAAATATTGAGATCGGTGCCACCAGCGAGATTTGCATCATCTCGATGGACGCCGAATCGCCACGAGCCTACTTGCGCGTGCTCGTTCATCGCCTGCATGAACGCGCCCCCCTCGCGACCTTGTCCATCGGTTTGGGGGCGACGGAAGCTGGAGACGAAAGAGGCCATTTTCCGCCGGCGATTGGTATCGCAACGCTCGGCGAGTATCTCCGACGTCTCGCGCGGGTTGAGGAGGGGTTGGAACCTAACGCTGCATCGCCAGCCCTTCTTCAACAGTCATAG
- a CDS encoding ParB/RepB/Spo0J family partition protein, with amino-acid sequence MKLDSKELAAVHAAGVRADIAYSQLRLSAQYQARRSVEGAYDPELLELKAQIAAIGGLLHNLVVVATADGYYEVCAGGRRFAAIGLLIEESAFPDGYGVPCLVIPAEHAHHASLIENVARKAMHPADVYESYARLRAEGWTVDAIAAAHGASEKAVKKLLALGGVSPALMNLFRQGKIDLDEMQALASVSDHARQEAAWKAAKQGYCHRPSRIRELLAETEIRGDSAVARYVTVAAYEKAGGVVRRDLFWDDAYLDDPEKVREMALAKMQRSKLAKAVAGEGWGWIDYEISFEHSERKHFGEIQRVHQEPDKAQAKQLAALMKKRDDTQAKMREFLQADDQDEAQLAKLRVNLESWEGQIEGIRTKLYDYPADLKPLAGVMLHLDYHGDLTATRGLIRQEDREAVAAQVRSAAQDAGRDAATVDLPPVKTRPVHSEALTNRLHAQRVIALQAEIIQRPNLALCLLIEQLLAEVNDPMGRAYQTLSFSLSASSAHGDLERVDASMESAPAWEAVQKEMELHTRDVPGDRQAVLPWLLERAQADNLGLLGALLAATIYRVRDYSHSSDTRHLDRLAGVVGLDMAKWWSPTAQTYLSHVSKDRIAAVVAEAVGEGEAKPLLAMKKGEAAAAAEQLLAGKGWLPKALQAPAADQNAKEDE; translated from the coding sequence ATGAAACTCGATTCCAAGGAACTTGCCGCCGTACACGCCGCTGGCGTCCGCGCCGACATTGCGTATTCGCAACTCCGGCTGAGCGCGCAGTACCAGGCCCGGCGATCTGTCGAAGGGGCGTACGACCCCGAGCTTCTGGAATTGAAGGCGCAGATCGCCGCCATCGGCGGGTTGCTGCACAACCTGGTCGTCGTCGCTACGGCGGACGGCTACTACGAAGTGTGCGCGGGCGGTCGCCGCTTTGCCGCCATCGGCCTGCTGATCGAAGAAAGCGCTTTCCCGGATGGCTACGGGGTGCCCTGCCTCGTCATACCCGCCGAACACGCCCACCATGCCAGCCTCATCGAGAACGTTGCCCGCAAGGCCATGCACCCGGCCGACGTGTACGAGTCCTATGCCCGGCTGCGCGCCGAGGGCTGGACGGTGGACGCGATTGCCGCCGCGCATGGCGCGAGCGAGAAGGCCGTCAAGAAGCTGCTCGCCTTGGGCGGCGTGTCGCCCGCGCTCATGAACCTCTTCCGCCAGGGCAAGATCGACCTGGACGAAATGCAGGCGCTGGCATCGGTGTCCGATCACGCCCGCCAGGAAGCCGCCTGGAAAGCGGCCAAGCAAGGCTACTGCCATCGCCCGAGCCGCATCCGAGAATTGTTGGCGGAGACGGAAATCCGGGGCGACAGCGCGGTCGCCCGCTACGTGACCGTCGCCGCTTACGAAAAGGCGGGCGGCGTGGTGCGCCGCGACCTGTTCTGGGACGATGCGTACCTGGACGACCCGGAAAAGGTGCGTGAGATGGCATTGGCGAAGATGCAGCGCTCCAAGCTTGCCAAGGCCGTGGCCGGTGAGGGATGGGGTTGGATCGACTACGAGATTTCGTTCGAGCACAGCGAGCGTAAGCACTTCGGTGAAATCCAACGCGTCCACCAGGAACCGGACAAGGCCCAGGCCAAACAGCTGGCCGCGCTCATGAAAAAGCGCGACGACACCCAGGCCAAGATGCGAGAGTTTCTGCAAGCGGACGACCAGGACGAGGCCCAACTGGCAAAGCTGCGCGTCAATCTTGAAAGCTGGGAAGGTCAGATCGAGGGGATTCGCACCAAGCTGTACGACTATCCGGCCGACCTGAAGCCGCTGGCTGGCGTCATGCTGCACCTGGATTACCACGGCGATCTGACGGCCACCCGGGGCTTGATCCGCCAGGAGGACCGGGAGGCGGTCGCCGCCCAGGTCCGTAGTGCTGCCCAGGATGCAGGCCGCGACGCCGCAACCGTGGACCTGCCGCCCGTCAAGACGCGGCCGGTGCATTCCGAGGCGCTGACGAACAGGCTGCACGCCCAACGCGTCATTGCCTTGCAAGCGGAAATCATCCAGCGGCCGAATCTCGCCTTGTGCCTACTCATCGAGCAGTTGCTGGCCGAGGTCAACGATCCCATGGGTCGTGCCTACCAGACGCTCAGTTTTTCCCTCTCTGCCAGCAGTGCCCACGGAGACTTGGAACGCGTCGATGCCAGCATGGAAAGCGCACCAGCCTGGGAAGCGGTCCAGAAGGAAATGGAGCTGCATACGCGGGATGTGCCAGGGGACCGGCAGGCGGTGTTGCCCTGGCTGTTGGAGCGCGCTCAGGCGGACAACCTCGGCTTGTTGGGCGCTTTACTGGCTGCGACGATCTACCGCGTCCGGGACTACAGCCACTCGTCCGACACCCGCCACTTGGATCGCCTTGCCGGCGTGGTCGGCCTGGACATGGCCAAGTGGTGGTCGCCCACGGCACAGACGTATCTGAGCCATGTATCCAAGGACCGCATCGCCGCCGTAGTGGCCGAGGCGGTGGGCGAGGGTGAGGCCAAGCCGTTGTTGGCGATGAAGAAGGGGGAAGCCGCTGCCGCCGCCGAACAGCTGCTGGCGGGCAAGGGCTGGTTGCCCAAGGCGCTGCAAGCCCCGGCAGCCGACCAAAACGCCAAGGAGGACGAGTAG
- a CDS encoding sensor histidine kinase, translating to MHLAKFIEEEKEAIVEQAVEFARTLTALTSAKEALLRNHIPAILQSIAVDIRTDQSESASIAKSRGESAAGYLTLNSGADEHGLQRAQVGLSLEQVLAEYRALRSSVLRLWATHHSFAEHDISEIQRFNEAIDQAIAESVRAFVAETEKRRELFLAALGHDLRGPLNAVSLTAGAIRHTGPPETHRFVDVISRSVARMSRLLGSLLDYNLAKLDGHMVLATSIVNLDRECEEELEMLRAANPGARIEFEVAGDCRGVFDESRVREALGNLVSNAVRYGVSSRLIQVKVTGTDNTVELAVTNAVESAIPDTELALLFEPMRRGATNSSRAEERASLGLGLFITREIARAHGGDVRAVCRDGLVSFGIWLPKTKALSDRSST from the coding sequence ATGCACCTCGCCAAGTTCATCGAGGAAGAGAAAGAAGCGATTGTGGAGCAGGCTGTAGAGTTCGCGCGCACGCTTACGGCGCTGACCTCGGCCAAGGAAGCGCTGCTCCGGAACCACATTCCAGCGATCTTGCAGAGCATCGCGGTTGACATCAGGACGGATCAATCCGAGAGCGCTAGTATCGCGAAAAGCCGCGGGGAATCGGCTGCAGGATACCTTACCTTAAATAGCGGCGCCGATGAGCACGGCTTGCAGCGCGCGCAGGTTGGCTTGTCGCTAGAGCAGGTCCTGGCGGAATATCGCGCCCTGCGGTCTAGCGTACTACGGCTCTGGGCCACACATCATTCATTTGCCGAGCACGACATATCTGAAATTCAGCGCTTCAATGAGGCAATAGACCAAGCGATTGCGGAGTCTGTCCGGGCGTTCGTCGCCGAAACCGAGAAGCGGCGCGAGTTGTTCCTGGCAGCGCTTGGGCACGATCTGCGTGGTCCACTGAATGCAGTGTCGCTGACCGCCGGGGCTATCCGACACACAGGACCACCCGAAACGCATCGTTTCGTGGACGTTATATCGCGGAGCGTGGCTAGGATGAGCCGCCTGCTTGGCTCGTTGCTTGATTACAACCTGGCGAAGTTGGATGGCCATATGGTCTTGGCGACGTCAATCGTGAACTTGGACCGAGAATGCGAAGAGGAGCTGGAGATGCTGCGCGCGGCGAATCCAGGCGCACGCATTGAGTTCGAGGTTGCCGGAGATTGTCGCGGGGTGTTTGATGAATCGCGCGTCCGTGAGGCCCTAGGTAATCTGGTCTCCAACGCCGTTAGGTATGGTGTGTCCTCCCGTCTCATACAAGTGAAAGTCACGGGGACGGACAATACCGTTGAGCTGGCTGTGACAAACGCTGTTGAAAGCGCGATTCCCGATACGGAACTGGCGCTGCTTTTTGAGCCGATGCGCCGTGGGGCGACAAATAGCAGTCGTGCCGAAGAAAGGGCGAGTTTAGGACTCGGGCTGTTTATCACCAGAGAGATCGCTCGAGCGCATGGTGGCGATGTTCGAGCGGTTTGTCGCGATGGGCTCGTTAGCTTTGGCATCTGGCTTCCCAAGACCAAAGCGCTTTCGGATCGCTCGTCGACGTAG
- a CDS encoding type II toxin-antitoxin system RelE/ParE family toxin, with protein MEFIETPVFTKLITALLSDEEYTGLQKLLIENPERGDLIRGGGGIRKVRYGRQGTGKSGGIRVIYYWLSEDHQIYMLVAYPKSKKDNLTPDEIAVLCELVKEL; from the coding sequence ATGGAATTTATCGAGACCCCGGTTTTCACGAAGCTGATTACCGCGTTGTTGTCGGATGAGGAATATACCGGGCTGCAAAAGCTGCTGATTGAGAACCCCGAGCGAGGCGATCTCATCCGAGGCGGCGGCGGCATACGGAAGGTGCGCTACGGTCGGCAAGGTACTGGCAAGAGCGGCGGAATTCGGGTCATCTATTACTGGCTCAGCGAAGACCACCAAATTTACATGCTGGTGGCGTACCCGAAATCCAAGAAGGACAACCTGACACCTGACGAGATAGCCGTGCTGTGCGAACTGGTCAAGGAGCTGTGA